One genomic window of Anguilla anguilla isolate fAngAng1 chromosome 13, fAngAng1.pri, whole genome shotgun sequence includes the following:
- the zgc:158296 gene encoding caveolin-2, whose translation MMSDEYLVDCKLDDDDDDEDEEVLEKLQQTPPPPPEFSTPSPYPSLSQLESRDPYGVNQHLKVEFSDVLAEPASPHSCDRVWVYSGIGFESARIWSYRCLTLLLAVPVSLLSGCLFAWLACLHIWCVMPCVQVFHSCLPWVRTLWFSVINIFLGPLCESVSRCCSGLYVTLSKE comes from the exons ATGATGTCAGATGAATACCTGGTTGACTGTAAgctggatgatgatgatgatgatgaagacgaGGAGGTGCTGGAGAAGCTTCAACAAACTCCGCCCCCACCACCAGAGTtctccactccctccccctACCCGTCCCTGTCCCAGCTGGAGTCCCGGGACCCATACGGCGTTAACCAGCACCtaaag GTGGAATTCAGCGATGTCCTGGCAGAGCCTGCCTCCCCACACAGCTGCGACCGCGTGTGGGTGTACAGCGGCATCGGGTTCGAGTCAGCGCGTATCTGGAGCTACCGCTGCCTGACCCTGCTGCTGGCTGTGCCCGTCTCCCTCCTCTCCGGCTGCCTGTTCGCCTGGCTCGCCTGCCTGCACATCTG gtgtgtgatgccctgtgtgcaggtgtttcATTCCTGTTTGCCGTGGGTTCGCACTCTGTGGTTCAGCGTGATTAACATTTTCCTCGGCCCGTTGTGCGAGTCCGTCTCACGCTGCTGCAGCGGGCTGTACGTCACACTGTCCAAGGAGTGA